From a single Streptomyces liliifuscus genomic region:
- a CDS encoding ABATE domain-containing protein: protein MDHEAPHYLHHLQVPGEERYVSLALVNTRFTLSHGPVDLLDGTEAAHLWLVRHELLPDRVALNGRQAGRLLGLREASRALFGARAVGAVPPGESLDTLNSALGAAPSTPRLAWTSDGPHRADEPDTGNPAAAALSLLAEDATELLTGTEAEQLTECAAQGCARWFLRSHAARRWCTTKCGNRVRAARAYAARKVR, encoded by the coding sequence GTGGATCACGAGGCCCCTCATTACCTGCACCACCTGCAGGTCCCCGGCGAGGAGCGCTATGTCTCGCTCGCCCTGGTCAACACGCGTTTTACGCTGAGTCACGGCCCGGTCGACCTGCTCGACGGCACAGAGGCCGCGCACCTGTGGCTCGTACGGCACGAGCTGCTGCCGGACCGGGTCGCGCTGAACGGGCGGCAGGCGGGCAGGCTCCTCGGGCTGCGGGAGGCGTCACGAGCGCTGTTCGGGGCGCGGGCGGTCGGCGCCGTACCGCCCGGGGAGAGTCTCGACACCCTCAACTCCGCTCTGGGGGCGGCCCCTTCGACGCCACGGCTCGCCTGGACGTCCGACGGGCCGCACCGCGCCGACGAGCCCGACACCGGCAACCCGGCCGCGGCCGCCCTCTCCCTCCTCGCCGAGGACGCCACGGAGCTCCTCACCGGAACCGAGGCCGAACAGCTTACGGAATGCGCGGCCCAGGGCTGCGCCCGCTGGTTCCTCCGCTCCCACGCGGCCCGCCGCTGGTGCACGACTAAGTGCGGCAACCGGGTGCGGGCGGCCCGGGCCTATGCGGCACGCAAGGTCCGCTGA
- a CDS encoding cysteine desulfurase — translation MALDVDALRKDFPILGRTVDSGARLVYLDSGATTQKPLQVLDAERDFYLRHNAAVHRGAHQLAGEATEAYENARRTIADFVGADEDEVVFTKNATEGINLVAYGLGNADRIGAGDRIVVTEMEHHANLVPWQQLAERTGATLDWFGLTDEGRLDLSRIDELLDERTKVVALTHQSNVLGTLNPVRLIADRAHAVGALVVVDGAQSVPHRPVDVRELGADFLAFSGHKMLGPNGVGVLWGRRELLADLPPFLTGGSMIEVVEMDRATFLPPPQRFEAGVPMAPQAVGLAAAVDYLRALGMDEVAAHEDVLTARALQLLQEIPGVHIIGPRGTEDRGSAVSFAVDGIHPHDVGQVLDDRGVAVRTGHHCARPIVRRYGVPATTRATFYVYNTLEEVEQLAEGVRAAQAYFGT, via the coding sequence GTGGCCCTCGATGTGGACGCGCTCCGCAAGGACTTCCCGATCCTTGGACGGACGGTGGACAGCGGTGCCCGGCTCGTCTACCTCGACTCCGGGGCCACCACGCAGAAGCCGCTCCAGGTCCTCGACGCCGAACGGGACTTCTACCTCCGGCACAACGCCGCCGTGCACCGCGGCGCCCACCAGCTGGCCGGCGAGGCGACGGAGGCGTACGAGAACGCGCGACGCACGATCGCGGACTTCGTCGGTGCCGACGAGGACGAGGTCGTGTTCACCAAGAACGCCACGGAGGGCATCAACCTCGTCGCGTACGGGCTGGGCAACGCCGACCGGATCGGCGCGGGCGACCGGATCGTGGTCACGGAGATGGAGCACCACGCGAACCTCGTCCCCTGGCAGCAGCTCGCGGAGCGCACCGGCGCGACCCTGGACTGGTTCGGGCTCACCGACGAGGGCCGCCTGGACCTGTCCCGTATCGACGAACTCCTCGACGAGCGGACGAAGGTCGTCGCCCTCACCCATCAGTCGAACGTCCTCGGCACCCTCAATCCGGTACGGCTGATCGCCGACCGCGCGCATGCCGTCGGGGCACTGGTGGTGGTCGACGGCGCCCAGTCCGTGCCCCACCGGCCCGTGGACGTACGGGAGTTGGGGGCCGACTTCCTCGCCTTCTCCGGACACAAGATGCTCGGCCCGAACGGCGTCGGCGTGCTGTGGGGCCGGCGCGAACTCCTCGCGGATCTTCCGCCGTTCCTCACCGGCGGCTCGATGATCGAGGTGGTCGAGATGGACCGTGCGACGTTTCTGCCGCCGCCCCAGCGGTTCGAGGCGGGCGTCCCGATGGCCCCGCAGGCGGTCGGACTGGCCGCGGCCGTCGACTACTTGAGGGCTCTCGGTATGGACGAGGTCGCCGCGCACGAGGACGTCCTCACCGCGCGGGCCCTTCAACTCCTCCAGGAGATCCCGGGCGTGCACATCATCGGCCCGCGCGGCACCGAGGATCGCGGCTCGGCGGTCTCCTTCGCCGTCGACGGCATCCATCCGCACGACGTCGGCCAGGTCCTCGACGACCGCGGTGTCGCGGTCCGCACGGGCCACCACTGCGCCCGCCCCATCGTCCGCCGCTACGGCGTCCCGGCCACCACCCGGGCGACCTTCTACGTCTACAACACCCTTGAGGAAGTGGAGCAGTTGGCGGAGGGAGTACGGGCGGCCCAGGCGTACTTCGGCACCTGA
- a CDS encoding AfsR/SARP family transcriptional regulator, which yields MNQAGTETAPRVQLLGRFRLEHDGPVEVSASARRLLAYLGLYRHATRTVLAGTLWPEVSEERAHGSLRTTLWRLHRDWRSPPLVVGSRGDMLALAESVTVDARALDDAGPDVPPALLFRGDLLPGWDDGWVHFERERLRQLRLHALDALSSRLLAGGSHASALKAALESVRVEPLRESGHRAVVAVHLAEGNTAEAIRTYRAFATLLDTELGLPPSPLFTTLLPAGAVDRGGDG from the coding sequence GTGAACCAGGCGGGCACGGAGACGGCCCCGCGAGTGCAGTTGCTGGGCCGTTTCCGGCTCGAGCACGACGGTCCGGTCGAGGTCAGCGCGAGTGCCCGGCGGCTGCTCGCCTACCTCGGCCTGTACCGGCACGCCACCCGGACCGTCCTCGCCGGGACGCTGTGGCCCGAGGTCTCGGAGGAACGCGCTCACGGCAGTCTGCGGACCACGCTGTGGCGGCTGCACCGGGACTGGCGCTCACCGCCGCTGGTCGTGGGAAGCCGCGGCGACATGCTGGCCCTCGCGGAATCCGTGACGGTGGACGCCCGGGCCCTGGACGACGCCGGTCCCGACGTACCACCTGCCCTGCTCTTCCGTGGCGACCTCCTCCCAGGCTGGGACGACGGCTGGGTCCACTTCGAACGCGAACGCCTCCGCCAGCTCCGCCTTCACGCCCTGGACGCCCTCTCCTCCCGCCTCCTGGCCGGCGGCAGCCACGCCTCGGCGCTCAAGGCCGCCCTGGAGAGCGTTCGTGTGGAGCCCTTGAGGGAGAGTGGCCATCGCGCGGTGGTGGCGGTGCATCTGGCCGAAGGCAACACGGCAGAGGCGATCCGCACGTACCGGGCCTTCGCGACCCTGCTCGACACGGAACTGGGGCTGCCGCCGTCACCGCTGTTCACGACGCTGCTGCCGGCGGGGGCTGTGGACCGGGGTGGGGACGGCTGA
- a CDS encoding alpha-L-arabinofuranosidase C-terminal domain-containing protein, whose product MSRTRTRWRLSLTATALLAASFLVPAPVNAAAEDTTDYAITVDPRTAGAKIDDTMYGVFFEDINRAADGGLYAELVQNRSFEYSTADNRSYTPLTSWATTGTAKTVDDDGRLNARNRTYLALDGGSSVTNSGYNTGISVEKGKVYDFSVWARTEGRSALTVTLQDADGELSEARRVTARGGWAKYTARFTATRTSATGRLTVSTGSPVALDMISLIPRDTYKGHGLRKDLAQRIAALDPAFVRFPGGCLVNTGSMQDYSESSNWERKRSYQWKDTIGPVEQRATNANFWGYNQSYGLGYHEYFQFSEDIGAMPLPVVPALVTGCGQNRAVDDDALLKRHIQDTLDLIEYANGPVTSEWGRKRAKAGHPKPFHLTHLAVGNEENLPNEYFERFKQFRAAIEAKYPDITVVSNSGPDDSGSTFDTAWKLNREANVDMVDEHYYNSPAWFLQNNDRYDSYDRNGPKVFLGEYASQGNTFKNALSEAAFMTGLERNADIVKLASYAPLLANEDYVQWRPDLIWFNNHASWNSANYEVQKLFMRNVGDRVVPSTATGTPSLNGPITGAVGLSTWATTAAYDDVRVTGADGTALLSDDFSGDASKWTHTGGGSWSVQDGQYVQSDEAAENTMVSAGDPAWHDYDVHVKATKKSGKEGFLVAFGVKDTGNYYWWNLGGWNNTQSAVEQAVDGGKSTLVSKAGSIETGRAYDIDIKVRGRQVTLLLDGKEWGSFTDDKPAEPFRQVVTKDKKTGDLIVKVVNAQAADARTAIDLGGAKVRPKAAVTTLAAAPDAVNTETEAPVAPVTSTFSGVADRFTYTFPANSVTFLRIRKG is encoded by the coding sequence ATGTCACGCACCCGCACCCGCTGGAGACTCTCCCTCACGGCCACCGCACTGCTGGCCGCGTCCTTCCTCGTCCCGGCCCCGGTGAACGCAGCCGCCGAGGACACCACCGACTACGCGATCACCGTCGACCCGAGGACCGCGGGCGCGAAGATCGACGACACGATGTACGGCGTCTTCTTCGAGGACATCAACCGGGCGGCGGACGGCGGTCTGTACGCGGAGCTCGTGCAGAATCGGTCCTTCGAGTACTCGACGGCCGACAACCGCTCGTACACGCCGCTCACCTCCTGGGCGACCACCGGCACCGCGAAGACCGTGGACGACGACGGCCGGCTGAACGCCCGCAACCGCACGTACCTCGCCCTGGACGGCGGCTCGTCCGTCACCAACTCCGGCTACAACACCGGGATCTCGGTCGAGAAGGGCAAGGTCTACGACTTCTCGGTCTGGGCCCGCACGGAGGGCAGGTCGGCGCTCACGGTCACCCTCCAGGACGCCGACGGCGAACTCTCCGAGGCCAGGCGCGTGACCGCCCGCGGCGGCTGGGCCAAGTACACGGCCCGCTTCACCGCCACCCGTACCAGCGCCACCGGCCGACTCACGGTAAGCACCGGCAGCCCGGTCGCGCTCGACATGATCTCGCTGATCCCGCGCGACACGTACAAGGGTCACGGTCTGCGCAAGGACCTCGCCCAGAGGATCGCCGCCCTGGACCCCGCCTTCGTCCGCTTCCCGGGCGGCTGCCTCGTCAACACGGGCTCCATGCAGGACTACAGCGAGTCCTCCAACTGGGAGCGCAAGCGCTCGTACCAGTGGAAGGACACCATCGGCCCCGTCGAGCAGCGGGCGACGAACGCCAACTTCTGGGGCTACAACCAGAGTTACGGGCTGGGCTACCACGAGTACTTCCAGTTCTCCGAGGACATCGGCGCCATGCCGCTGCCCGTCGTGCCCGCGCTCGTCACCGGCTGCGGCCAGAACAGGGCCGTCGACGACGACGCGCTCCTCAAGCGGCACATCCAGGACACCCTGGACCTCATCGAGTACGCCAACGGTCCCGTGACCAGTGAGTGGGGCAGGAAGCGGGCGAAGGCGGGCCACCCGAAGCCGTTCCATCTCACGCACCTCGCGGTCGGCAACGAGGAGAACCTGCCGAACGAGTACTTCGAGCGCTTCAAGCAGTTCCGCGCGGCCATCGAGGCGAAGTACCCGGACATCACCGTCGTCTCCAACTCCGGCCCTGACGACAGCGGTTCGACCTTCGACACGGCCTGGAAGCTCAACCGGGAAGCGAACGTCGACATGGTCGACGAGCACTACTACAACAGCCCGGCCTGGTTCCTCCAGAACAACGACCGCTACGACTCGTACGACAGGAACGGGCCCAAGGTCTTCCTCGGCGAGTACGCCTCGCAGGGCAACACCTTCAAGAACGCCCTCTCCGAGGCCGCGTTCATGACCGGCCTCGAACGCAACGCGGACATCGTGAAGCTCGCCTCGTACGCCCCGCTGCTCGCCAACGAGGACTACGTGCAGTGGCGGCCCGACCTGATCTGGTTCAACAACCACGCCTCCTGGAACTCGGCCAACTACGAGGTCCAGAAGCTCTTCATGCGCAACGTCGGCGACCGGGTCGTGCCCTCGACCGCGACCGGCACACCCTCGCTGAACGGGCCCATCACGGGCGCGGTCGGCCTGTCGACGTGGGCGACCACAGCCGCGTACGACGATGTGCGGGTGACCGGCGCGGACGGCACCGCGCTGCTCAGCGACGACTTCTCCGGTGACGCCTCCAAGTGGACCCACACGGGCGGCGGCAGCTGGAGTGTCCAGGACGGGCAGTACGTGCAGAGCGACGAGGCGGCCGAGAACACCATGGTGTCCGCGGGCGACCCGGCCTGGCACGACTACGACGTGCATGTGAAGGCCACCAAGAAGTCCGGCAAGGAGGGCTTCCTCGTCGCCTTCGGCGTCAAGGACACCGGGAACTACTACTGGTGGAACCTCGGCGGCTGGAACAACACCCAGTCGGCCGTCGAACAGGCCGTGGACGGCGGCAAGTCGACGCTCGTCTCCAAGGCCGGGTCCATCGAGACGGGCCGCGCCTACGACATCGACATCAAGGTGCGAGGCCGCCAGGTGACCCTCCTCCTCGACGGCAAGGAGTGGGGCAGCTTCACCGACGACAAGCCGGCCGAGCCGTTCCGCCAGGTGGTCACCAAGGACAAGAAGACCGGTGACCTGATCGTCAAGGTGGTCAACGCCCAGGCGGCGGACGCCCGTACGGCGATCGACCTCGGCGGCGCGAAGGTCCGCCCGAAGGCCGCGGTGACCACGCTGGCCGCCGCGCCCGACGCGGTGAACACCGAGACGGAGGCGCCCGTCGCACCGGTCACGTCCACGTTCTCCGGAGTGGCCGACAGGTTCACGTACACGTTCCCGGCGAACTCGGTGACGTTCCTGCGGATCAGGAAGGGGTGA
- a CDS encoding aminotransferase-like domain-containing protein yields the protein MQERSSVGDLANQLRGELNRYSPGGKLPSSRALVERFRVSPVTVSRALAQLAAEGLVVTRPGAGAFRAAPRDAAPAVGDTSWQEVALSADSAAELVPRTVDASAVLATLSVPPPGVVEFNGGYLHPSLQPERAMAAALSRAGRRPGAWGRPPVEGLPELREWFARGIGGAVTAAEVLITAGGQSGLTTALRALAPPGAPVLVESPTYPGMLAIARAAGLRPVPVPVDRDGVKPELLADALRATGARVFVCQPLFQNPTGAVLAPERRGEVLRIARDAGAFVVEDDFVRRLVHEDSGPLPRPLASEDPDGVVVHVCSLTKATSPSFRVSALAARGPVLERLRAIQVVDTFFVPRPLQEAALELVGSPAWPRHLRAVATELRNRRDTMTAALRLNLPELALPHIPSGGYHLWLRLPDGTDEQALFTAALRSGVAVTSGRPYFSAEPPAAHLRLSFAAVAGTAEITEGVRRLRVAYDEVSQA from the coding sequence ATGCAAGAGCGTAGCAGTGTCGGTGATCTGGCGAATCAGCTGAGAGGCGAGCTGAACCGCTACTCTCCAGGTGGAAAGCTGCCGTCGAGCCGGGCTCTCGTCGAACGGTTCCGGGTGAGTCCCGTGACGGTGTCCCGGGCGCTGGCTCAGCTGGCCGCCGAGGGGCTGGTGGTCACGCGGCCCGGAGCGGGGGCGTTCCGGGCCGCGCCGCGCGATGCCGCGCCGGCCGTCGGGGACACCTCCTGGCAGGAGGTCGCGCTGAGCGCGGACTCCGCCGCCGAACTCGTACCGCGCACGGTGGACGCCTCCGCGGTGCTCGCCACGCTCTCCGTCCCGCCGCCTGGAGTCGTCGAGTTCAACGGCGGCTATCTGCACCCCTCGCTCCAGCCGGAGCGGGCGATGGCCGCCGCCCTGTCCCGGGCCGGCCGTCGTCCCGGCGCATGGGGGCGTCCGCCCGTGGAGGGGCTGCCGGAGCTGCGCGAGTGGTTCGCGCGGGGCATCGGCGGTGCCGTCACCGCCGCCGAGGTGCTCATCACGGCGGGCGGCCAGTCCGGGCTGACCACCGCGCTGCGCGCGCTCGCCCCGCCCGGCGCCCCGGTCCTCGTCGAGTCGCCCACCTACCCCGGCATGCTGGCGATCGCCCGCGCCGCCGGACTTCGGCCCGTGCCGGTGCCCGTGGACCGGGACGGTGTGAAACCGGAGCTGCTCGCCGACGCACTCAGGGCGACCGGGGCCCGCGTCTTCGTGTGCCAGCCGCTCTTCCAGAACCCCACCGGCGCGGTGCTCGCCCCCGAGCGACGAGGCGAGGTGCTGCGGATCGCACGCGACGCGGGCGCGTTCGTCGTCGAGGACGACTTCGTACGCCGACTCGTGCACGAGGACTCGGGGCCGCTGCCGCGTCCGCTGGCCTCGGAGGACCCCGACGGAGTCGTCGTGCACGTCTGCTCCCTCACCAAGGCGACCTCGCCGAGCTTCCGGGTGAGCGCGCTGGCCGCCCGCGGGCCCGTACTCGAACGACTGCGGGCGATCCAGGTCGTCGACACCTTCTTCGTGCCGCGCCCGCTCCAGGAGGCGGCCCTGGAACTCGTCGGCTCGCCCGCCTGGCCGCGGCATCTGCGTGCCGTCGCGACCGAGCTGAGGAACCGCCGCGACACGATGACCGCCGCGCTCCGGCTGAACCTCCCCGAACTCGCCCTGCCCCACATCCCGTCCGGCGGCTACCACCTGTGGCTGCGCCTCCCCGACGGCACGGACGAACAGGCCCTGTTCACCGCCGCGCTCCGCTCGGGCGTCGCCGTCACCTCGGGCCGCCCCTACTTCAGCGCCGAACCCCCGGCCGCACACCTCCGGTTGAGCTTCGCGGCGGTCGCGGGAACGGCGGAGATCACGGAGGGCGTGCGGAGACTGCGTGTGGCATATGACGAGGTCAGCCAGGCTTGA
- a CDS encoding histidine phosphatase family protein, which translates to MHVRCTLIAAARSSALLAERFDDDRPLDQAGWGEVQRVAHALVPLAAAELRYCSPTPRSRATGDALGLAPLAQPALRDCDMGRWRGLTLGEAMAREPEAVDAWLADPYSAAHGGESLVGFIQRVGGWLDTRPADDGGRIVGVAEPAVVRAALVYALKAHPSAYWNLDVRPLSTVTLTGRAGRWNLRFEAQSERL; encoded by the coding sequence ATGCATGTTCGGTGCACGCTGATCGCCGCTGCCCGCAGCTCCGCGCTGCTCGCCGAGCGCTTCGACGACGACCGGCCGCTGGACCAGGCGGGCTGGGGTGAGGTGCAGCGCGTCGCGCACGCGCTGGTGCCGTTGGCGGCGGCCGAACTGCGGTACTGCTCGCCGACGCCGCGCAGCCGGGCCACCGGTGACGCGCTGGGTCTCGCGCCGCTGGCCCAGCCCGCTCTGCGGGACTGCGACATGGGGCGCTGGCGCGGGCTCACGCTCGGCGAGGCGATGGCCCGCGAACCCGAGGCCGTGGACGCCTGGCTCGCCGACCCGTACTCCGCGGCGCACGGCGGAGAGTCGCTGGTGGGGTTCATCCAGCGGGTGGGCGGCTGGCTCGACACCCGCCCGGCCGACGACGGGGGGCGCATCGTCGGCGTGGCCGAGCCCGCCGTCGTACGGGCCGCGCTCGTCTACGCCCTGAAGGCCCACCCGTCGGCGTACTGGAACCTCGACGTCCGCCCGTTGTCGACGGTCACGCTCACGGGTCGGGCCGGGCGTTGGAACCTCCGGTTCGAGGCTCAGTCCGAACGGCTTTAG
- a CDS encoding DMT family transporter, translating to MRAQDSATAQTAIAVPVAPGSGRPATGRGSAARAGTLQAALGVTAFSLTFPATAWGLEGFGPWSLVAVRTVLAAVIAGGCLLALRIPLPGRRHWAGLAVVAAGVVLGFPLLTTLALRTSTTAHAAVVVGLLPLTTALFSALRVGTRPSRTFWVAAFAGAAAVIAFTVQQSGGALTGADAYLFAALLVCAAGYTEGGRLARVMPGWHVIGWALVLCLPVTVPVAAIALSYEPVQLTAHSVTGLLWVAAGSQFVGLVVWYRGMAAIGIPKASQLQLAQPLLTLVWSVLLLGEHLTPAAPLTAAAVLVCIAVTQRARG from the coding sequence ATGAGAGCACAGGATAGCGCTACTGCGCAGACCGCGATAGCGGTGCCCGTCGCCCCCGGATCCGGCCGGCCCGCCACTGGCCGGGGCTCCGCCGCGAGGGCCGGCACCCTCCAGGCCGCCCTCGGCGTCACGGCGTTCTCCCTCACCTTCCCGGCCACCGCCTGGGGTCTTGAGGGGTTCGGCCCCTGGTCGCTCGTCGCCGTACGGACCGTCCTGGCGGCCGTCATCGCGGGCGGCTGCCTGCTCGCCCTGCGGATACCGCTCCCCGGCCGCCGGCACTGGGCGGGCCTGGCCGTCGTCGCCGCCGGAGTCGTGCTCGGCTTCCCGCTGCTGACGACCCTCGCCCTGCGGACGTCGACCACCGCCCACGCAGCGGTCGTCGTCGGGCTGCTCCCCCTCACGACGGCCCTGTTCTCGGCCCTGCGCGTCGGCACCCGCCCCTCGCGCACCTTCTGGGTCGCGGCCTTCGCGGGCGCGGCCGCGGTGATCGCGTTCACCGTGCAGCAGAGCGGCGGCGCGCTGACCGGCGCGGACGCCTATCTCTTCGCGGCCCTGCTGGTCTGCGCCGCGGGATACACGGAGGGCGGCCGGCTGGCCCGCGTGATGCCGGGCTGGCACGTCATCGGCTGGGCGCTGGTCCTCTGCCTGCCGGTCACCGTGCCCGTGGCCGCGATCGCGCTGTCGTACGAGCCCGTCCAGCTGACCGCGCACAGCGTGACCGGACTGCTGTGGGTCGCGGCGGGCTCCCAGTTCGTCGGTCTGGTCGTCTGGTACCGCGGTATGGCGGCGATCGGCATCCCCAAGGCCAGCCAGTTGCAGTTGGCCCAGCCGCTGCTCACACTGGTGTGGTCGGTGCTGCTCCTGGGCGAGCACCTGACACCGGCCGCACCGCTGACGGCCGCGGCCGTGCTCGTCTGCATCGCCGTCACCCAACGGGCCCGGGGTTGA
- a CDS encoding S41 family peptidase has product MKTMDLSDFLDGTNGALTLEDRRTLTEQALVLFEDNYVHLPLKTAMHAVNPVQRLRLLLTRLGRQTEQTMDPEWRFHAALSSVFHSVRDLHTNYLLPAPFAGKVAFLPFRVEEYHDLNGPRYIVTHVVRDFAAPGFGPGVVIHHWNGVPMERAVDLAGDRFAGSNPAARRSRGLQSLTIRPLVMHLPPDEDWVDIGCTGTDGDPGELRLPWQVTDNLPPYVDADGLSAAAVAQGLDLVGDEISRATKLLFVPDVVELERAGGPTDHELTTEPADAGQDIPTALPGFFRARAVQTPSGVFGHIRIFTFNTNDPDAFVVEFVRLLGLIPQDGLVLDVRDNGGGHIFASEFLLQTLTPRRIVPEPTQFISTPLNLRLCRRHAANPTRQIDLGPWFASLEQAVETGASFSATFPITPEGRANTIGQQYQGPVVLIINARCYSATDILSAGFQDHGVGPVLGVDDNTGAGGANVWTHGLLKALFEVPDPADTASPYRELPGGANMRVSIRRTVRVGALAGTPVEDLGVTPDIRHRMTRDDVLHDNTDLLARAGGILAALPAFRLTATRDGATLRIGTKGLDRVDVFVAGRPRASVDVADGDTSLTVTPAPGPRDTIRVEGYAAGVLAAARTIARGA; this is encoded by the coding sequence ATGAAGACGATGGACCTGTCCGACTTCCTGGACGGCACCAACGGCGCACTGACCCTGGAGGACCGCCGTACGCTCACCGAGCAGGCACTGGTCCTCTTCGAGGACAACTATGTCCATCTGCCGTTGAAGACGGCCATGCACGCCGTGAACCCGGTGCAGCGACTGCGGCTGCTGCTCACCCGGCTGGGGCGGCAGACCGAGCAGACCATGGACCCCGAGTGGCGCTTCCACGCGGCCCTGTCCTCGGTGTTCCACTCGGTGCGCGACCTGCACACCAATTATCTACTGCCGGCGCCCTTCGCGGGAAAGGTGGCCTTTCTGCCGTTCCGCGTCGAGGAGTACCACGACCTCAACGGCCCTCGGTACATCGTCACGCACGTCGTCCGCGACTTCGCCGCCCCCGGTTTCGGGCCCGGTGTGGTCATCCACCACTGGAACGGGGTACCCATGGAGCGCGCGGTCGACCTGGCCGGCGACCGCTTCGCCGGGAGCAACCCGGCCGCCCGGCGCTCCCGGGGCCTGCAGTCCCTGACCATCCGCCCGCTGGTCATGCACCTGCCGCCGGACGAGGACTGGGTCGACATCGGCTGCACCGGGACCGACGGCGACCCGGGCGAGCTGCGCCTGCCCTGGCAGGTCACCGACAACCTGCCTCCCTATGTCGACGCCGACGGCCTGAGCGCCGCGGCCGTCGCGCAGGGCCTCGACCTGGTCGGCGACGAGATCAGCCGCGCGACCAAGCTGCTCTTCGTGCCGGACGTGGTGGAGCTGGAGCGGGCCGGCGGACCCACGGACCACGAGCTGACGACCGAGCCCGCGGACGCCGGTCAGGACATCCCGACGGCCCTGCCCGGCTTCTTCCGGGCCCGGGCGGTGCAGACCCCGTCCGGGGTCTTCGGACACATCCGGATCTTCACGTTCAACACCAACGACCCGGACGCCTTCGTCGTGGAGTTCGTGCGGCTGCTGGGGCTGATACCCCAGGACGGGCTGGTGCTGGACGTGCGGGACAACGGCGGCGGACACATCTTCGCCTCCGAGTTCCTGCTGCAGACCCTCACTCCGCGCCGGATCGTGCCGGAGCCGACGCAGTTCATCAGCACCCCGCTCAACCTGCGGCTGTGCCGCCGTCACGCCGCCAACCCGACCCGGCAGATCGACCTGGGTCCCTGGTTCGCCTCCCTGGAGCAGGCGGTGGAGACCGGGGCGTCCTTCTCCGCCACGTTCCCCATCACGCCGGAGGGGAGGGCCAACACGATCGGGCAGCAGTACCAGGGCCCGGTGGTCCTGATCATCAACGCCCGCTGCTACTCGGCCACCGACATCCTCTCCGCCGGATTCCAGGACCACGGCGTGGGTCCCGTCCTCGGCGTGGACGACAACACCGGTGCGGGCGGCGCCAACGTGTGGACCCACGGCCTGCTCAAGGCTCTCTTCGAGGTGCCCGACCCGGCCGACACCGCCTCGCCCTACCGGGAGCTGCCCGGCGGGGCCAACATGCGGGTCTCGATCCGCCGTACGGTCCGGGTGGGCGCACTGGCCGGGACGCCCGTGGAGGACCTCGGCGTGACCCCGGACATCCGCCACCGGATGACCCGCGACGACGTGCTGCACGACAACACCGACCTGCTGGCCAGGGCGGGAGGGATCCTTGCGGCCCTGCCCGCGTTCCGGCTCACCGCGACCCGCGACGGCGCCACGCTCCGCATCGGTACCAAGGGACTTGACCGTGTCGACGTGTTCGTCGCGGGCCGCCCCCGCGCCTCGGTGGACGTCGCCGACGGCGATACGTCCCTCACCGTCACACCCGCTCCAGGGCCCCGCGACACCATCCGCGTCGAGGGCTACGCCGCCGGGGTCCTCGCCGCCGCGCGCACCATCGCCCGCGGCGCGTGA